Proteins from a genomic interval of Trichoderma breve strain T069 chromosome 2, whole genome shotgun sequence:
- a CDS encoding GTPase-activator protein for ras-like GTPase domain-containing protein yields MSTYDGSRSARQSKRYSMSALYMSMTANEGEMQIEDDLAKAQKALRDLKSKISSQSKKNFVLEKDVRYLDSRIALLIQNRMALEEQNEVASHLDDTEMEEGVFPNDDKTQKYGNLMFLLQSEPRHIAHLCRLVSMSEIDSLLQTVMFTIYGNQYESREEHLLLTMFQSVLTYQFDNTPDYSSLLRANTPVSRMMTTYTRRGPGQSFLKIALADRINSLIELRDLDLEINPLKVYERMVEQIEEDTGTLPPNLPKGITAEQAAENPQVQAIIEPRLTMLIEIANGFLSTIIEGLEEAPYGIRWICKQIRSLTKRKYPDANDQIICTLIGGFFFLRFINPAIVTPKSYMLIDGTPAERPRRTLTLIAKMLQNLANKPSYSKEPYMAKLQPFIQQNKDRINKFMLDLCEVGDFYESLEMDNYVALSKKDLELEITLNEIYAMHSLIEKHRNELCKDESSHLSIIVSELASAPPQVPRKENRVINLPLFSRWETAIDDLTAALDITQEEVYFMEAKSIFVQIMRTIPQNSAVSRRPLRLERVADAAATSRNDAVMVRKGIRAMELLSQLQELGVIDKADQFDLLRDEVEQELQHLGSLKDGVIAETEKLEEVFKTIRDHNAYLSEGTKRKQQKQQVLGPYKFTHQQLEKEGVIQKSNVPDNRRANIYFNFTSPLPGTFVISLHYKGRNRGLLELDLKLDDLLEMQKDNQDELDLEYVQFNVPKVLALLNKRFARKKGW; encoded by the exons ATGTCTACCTACGATGGCTCGCGCTCGGCGCGCCAGTCGAAGCGGTACTCCATGTCCGCGCTGTACATGTCCATGACAGCAAATGAAGGAGAGATGCAAATTGAGGACGATCTCGCTAAAG CCCAGAAAGCCCTGCGAGATCTCAAATCCAAAATCTCCTCCCAGTCCAAGAAGAACTTTGTTCTCGAAAAGGACGTCCGCTATCTTGATTCGAGAATTGCGCTGCTCATCCAGAATCGCATGGCGCTGGAAGAA CAAAACGAAGTGGCCAGCCATCTTGATGATACtgaaatggaagaaggcgTCTTCCCCAACGACGACAAGACGCAAAAATACGGAAATCTCATGTTTCTTCTGCAGTCCGAGCCCAGGCACATTGCTCACCTGTGCCGACTCGTCTCAATGTCGGAAATCGATTCACTTCTTCAGACAGTCATGTTCACCATTTACGGAAACCAGTACGAAAGCCGAGAAGAGCACTTGCTTCTTACCATGTTCCAA TCTGTTCTCACCTATCAATTCGACAATACCCCCGACTACTCCTCACTGCTCCGAGCCAATACGCCCGTTTCCCGTATGATGACGACCTACACGCGAAGAGGCCCCGGTCAAAGCTTCCTGAAGATTGCCTTGGCCGACAGAATCAACAGCTTGATCGAACTGCGAGACCTGGATCTGGAAATCAACCCCCTCAAAGTCTATGAACGCATGGTTGAGCAAATTGAAGAAGATACCGGCACGCTACCGCCAAATCTACCAAAGGGCATTACTGCGGAGCAGGCGGCGGAGAACCCCCAAGTCCAAGCTATCATCGAGCCCCGATTGACAATGCTCATCGAGATTGCCAATGGCTTCTTATCCACCATCATCGAAGGGCTGGAAGAGGCGCCCTATGGCATTCGCTGGATCTGCAAGCAGATCAGGAGCTTGACAAAGCGCAAATATCCCGATGCCAACGACCAGATTATCTGCACATTGATCGGcggctttttcttcctgcGCTTCATCAACCCGGCCATTGTGACCCCCAAGTCGTACATGCTCATTGATGGAACGCCCGCCGAGCGACCTCGCAGAACCCTCACCCTGATTGCCAAGATGCTTCAGAACTTGGCAAACAAGCCCTCGTACTCCAAGGAGCCTTACATGGCCAAGCTCCAGCCCTTCATCCAACAGAACAAGGACAGGATTAACAAATTCATGCTTGACCTTTGCGAGGTTGGCGACTTTTACGAAAGTCTAGAAATGGACAACTATGTGGCGCTTTCAAAGAAagaccttgagcttgagatTACGCTCAATGAAATCTATGCCATGCATTCGCTGATTGAGAAGCATCGCAATGAGTTGTGCAAAGATGAGTCATCTCACTTGTCCATCATTGTGTCTGAGCTGGCATCGGCTCCTCCACAAGTGCCTCGCAAGGAGAACCGAGTTATCAACCTTCCCTTGTTTAGCAGATGGGAGACTGCGATTGATGACTTGACCGCGGCACTGGATATTACACAGGAGGAAGTGTACTTTATGGAAGCCAAGTCCATCTTTGTGCAGATCATGCGAACCATCCCTCAGAACAGCGCCGTCTCAAGGCGACCGTTGCGACTTGAGCGCGttgcagatgcagctgccaCGAGCCGCAATGACGCCGTCATGGTGCGCAAGGGTATCCGGGCTATGGAGCTGTTGTCGCAGCTACAGGAACTCGGCGTCATTGACAAGGCTGACCAGTTTGACCTGCTGAGGGATGAAGTGGAGCAGGAGCTTCAACATTTGGGTTCGTTGAAGGATGGTGTGATTGCCGAGACTGAGAAGCTCGAAGAGGTTTTCAAGACGATTCGCGACCACAACGCATACTTG AGCGAAGGTACCAAGCGAAAGCAGCAGAAACAGCAGGTCCTTGGACCATACAAGTTTACGCACCAGCAGttggagaaggagggcgtCATCCAGAAGAGCAATGTCCCGGATAACAGACGGGCCAATATCTACTTCAACTTTACCAGTCCGTTACCAGGCACCTTTGTCATTTCCTTGCACTACAAGG GCCGAAATCGAGGACTGCTCGAACTCGATCTCAAGCTTGACGATCTGCTTGAGATGCAGAAGGATAACCAGGACGAACTGGACCTGGAATACGTTCAATTTAATGTCCCCAAGGTCCTTGCATTGCTCAACAAGAGGTTTGCTCGGAAGAAGGGATGGTGA